ttccTATACAAAACACTCATTAATGCCATGAACaagtaaaataaagaatgaaaaaacattttattcgGTTTTGAAAACAGAACTTCAGCAGTCTGatttatgaaaaaagttataaatacagggtaaataaatatttctagtATTTGGATAGTggaaaaatattcataaatttAACGTAGTTGGAATGTTGAAGAACATCATCAAggaaaacaatataaaatggTTGCATTTCAGTTTCATTTCTCATCACAGTTTTAAATAATCGCCCAAAcatagtaaaataataattgtcatctctatattttgaaatattattccTATTACGTTCATTAGCGAGATCATTTGTATTAATAACTGGTAAATCTTCAGGAGGATATTTAATTAGAACAATTTTAACCGAATCTGGAATACTTAAACTTATCTCTCCTATCATGTAAATTTGTCTAAGTTTtggaaatttaataaaaatattttgaggAACATCACGACAACCAGCAAATGATATTCTTTCAATTGAATTAGATTTGGTATTAATCATCTTAACATTatcttcatttaaaaaagtaactTTCTCCAAGcttaaattttctatattatttGGCAGAACTGATAAGATTGCAttgaaaagaaaagaaataaaatttttttttaacaaatcaTCCTTATCAATTGCAATTTGAAAATCAATAaagaaactttttaaatttttcaaagtACTACAATACGAGAAAGAatctttaataattgttCTACCACCTTCATTTGATTTTCCTTCTGTCATTATGTTATCAATAAATTCTTCTGTAATAATAAGTGTAATCTTTTCCAGATTCCAACATACGGAAAGTAATTTTTCAAAGTATTTTGTGTCATGTATTTTAACAAATGACATCTCAACATCAGAAATATGGTAAACATAATTAGGAAGATGATTAGCCTTAACTTCCATTAAATTAgtaagaaaattttcattGGTTGCTGTATTTGTTCTAATATTAGCTTGAAGACTAATTCTTTCTATATCTAAGataatactattaaaaaacatatcATTGGGAAAGTTTAAATTTGTTACAATAGTAAGAGAACACCCATTTCTTTTAGATAACCACATAAATAAAGTGTTTACTCTTTTTCGAACAATTTCAATATTCTCCAAAGGAAATGATGATATTTCTAAGATATATTCTTTCAAGTTTACCAGTCCATCAACAATATTTGTCAAAGCCAATGATTTAAGAAGTGAAAAAGccataatattttcaatagttATACCactgaaaattttaattgatgTACTTCTAACAcgatataaaataaaaagtggTAGAGCACTACTTTGTCCTGTTCCAAGATAAGTTAAATCAAGAGTATCAGCAACAGGGAATtgagaaaaaagaaattcaATAAAAGTAGCTATCTCTTTCCCTAGTGATTCTAGTTCATGGTTTCTAAGACGTTTAGGTGCTTCattaatagtaattttaacaatttcatTATGTTCAAGATCTTTTGTTTTAACTTCACTTAAATATGCTACAATTTCTTCAATAGTAGTACCCTGTTCCCATTCTGGTCCTTCACATAAAATAGTAAGTTCCTCATTCAAATCATCAATTTCAATAGTTAATGTAAAAGTTGGTTCATGTGTAGACATAGTTTTACGAAATATACAATCCATTACTTCACTGTAGGTAAGTTTTCCATCATTAATCATTTGTAGCATTTCACTTATTGATGGTATATCTTGAATGGATTcataaaacattataaattatttaattttatcagtGAAAAAATCTTGAATtgacaaatatttattatattaatctctagaaattaattttattattttaaatataaaaattaataatgaataaaaaaaagtttagatGCAACTTAGTACATTACTAAATACAAGTAATTTCTATGTGTCTTGGCAAGAAATTTTAGGAAACATGTGggctttaataaaaatacaaagatcttcatataaataaagtacagtttttaagttttaatcaaattatataattaaaatttttaattatttagttaatataaattttataacttattttaatatgaaaaaacaacaatagttaaaaattggtttgaaattaattagaaaaaaaaatatgtttataggttttcagatattttaattaatataaaataagcAATAATTATTTAGGAGTTATATTAAGTGTATAATTTATGTtatgcatatatatatattgttaaagaattaaaatttaataaaaactttactTAAATagttttgataatatatatagtatatttatattaagaaggtacacaaaaaataatgtaaaatattcatatatttgaaatttgaaaaaataaattaattggatagtcttcttttaaaagtaaagtTAGTGATTTGAAAACAAATATTGATTattagtttaataaaaaaaatatattagtaaaaaaattgattcaAAGGATATTATGATGGATGTGTTTAACTAAATTCTCTAAAAGtacttttttaaagtattttgtGACAAATCTTGACATATAtgatttaatgataaaaacataataaatattaatcaaaacagatgttttttttttaatattatttacctTCTAGGAATATTCTAGAaagttctttttttatataattttatctatacAGAAGATAGAGTAAGAAAGGACATTATAACAGCaagtaaattatatttgtcGTATGATTAAAGTATATGAATACATCTGCTTTTTTTTTCGGTACTCTTTAACAATGAgatatattttcatatttatgtttattcACAGTTTAAAATGACTTTGAATTTTCAATCGTCcatttattaattcaatGTTTTTTTGTCTCATGTTTTGTGGATAAATTtagattttaaataattaatgtttaCAAGTACatgaaagaaaatttttaaaagcatGTTAGTTATGTTAAcaagatatttattaaaaaaaactgtaaattaaacatttttttttcatttaattgatttgaataatattataattaatttatgtatCTTATACTAACTTAGATAAGTAGAACTGTTTAGAAATAAAGTTATACttgtaaatgataaaattatactaaaaaaaaattcatgtTTGGTTAGataatttgttataaatataactttttaatgtGTTATTAGTTTCTAGTAAAAGTATACGGTCATACTCTAACTTGATTGtaagaattaattttttaaaaatttcatactTTTAGGCAATATTTGTGCTTATGaaactattaaaaacaaattatttttaaaaagatacttttcaactatttaaataaaaaataaattattaatataaaaaattgaaacataaaatcttttttaaaatattatatttatttcaattataaaaatttttaaattttgataaagtataacattctaaaatattttcataagtatattattaatataattttatattatatttttaaataatgaacaaataaatttttactaaatcagcaaaataaaatttacctCTATTATCTTATCTAAGGTATTATGTATCagaaagaaattaaaataaaaaattataacatataGTTTAAcactattttttttgatcaaattttaaaagaaagattatataaatatattaagtaggtattaatattaatagttattttaatctATAAATCTTGAATTTTCTtgtcaaaaattaattttttttaataattttaattcttcaaTACCATGTGATAGTCAGGAATACATgatgttaatatatttgaattgaacatatttaaatttttgtagaTAATTCTTTACTTAAATACTTAAGATTAAACATAATCTTGTCATaattatctaatttttttttaaaatataattatatttaagagagttaaaatatgattttaaaataaaaatgaaattttataaaattttagttctattatttatattttttatagacTATGTAAATGGTAACAATTGTCAAAGTATGGCAGATAGAGGATATTGTGAAAATTccttatataaaaaaattatgtgtACAAATTGTCCAAAAGAATGTTTAAAAGAATGTGAAGTTCCAAAACCAGATAAATCATGTCATGATATTGCAGAAAATTGTGAATCAATTAAGCATCTTTGTAATAATCCAACTTATAAACCTTTAATGAGTAAACAATGTTCATCTACATGTGATACATGTCCTGGAAAACTACAAAAAAACCAACTACACATCTTCCAAAAATTACTaccaaaaaaataacatcaAAAACAACTATTTCTAATCTATTAAatactacaaaaaaaaagtaaaaacattctttttatatttcaattaatttaaaataaatatatacgattattataattaatttataattaagtAATAATCTACGCATTTtatattgaataaaattttatataatataatttaacttacttaaacaatttttttttacttttctctatttatagatattttttaaaagtttataattttaactactaaatataaatagtaatataagtaatagttttatttaattttcaattttattaaaaaaaatttataagtaataacattttttttttaataaaaaaaaaaggaacaaacaatgatagaaaaaaaaatgtccttagttttaataaaatattaaatttctttcattatgaataaaataaatgtactataaaaattacataaataaaaaataatatttttttatattattgactaaaaaaaattataaaataattatatattatattaacactaaaaatatttctattctatgttataaataaatataagttaaatagtttaaaaatataatatttcatgaaatatatcttttcttTTAGTAATGTATTGAAATTATGTcaatgatttaaaataaatatttttattatatattttataaatgttaactttaatttttattttaaataggaTTAATTAAGTTTTAGATATTATCAAAACTATAATCAGtttttagatatattatttgttatttatatgatatatagttgtttttaattaattaaaaattatataaaaaaaataaatttttaaattaatttatttagtttaaatgatttttaattttttttacttcaatatttaataattaacaaCAATTGCTTAGcgtaaaagttttttttcttaaaatttttaatgataatcttaaataaaattcatatttatatgtcctaagaattttaaaaaattatcaatttattttttgatttcaAGGTGCATATGTCTCGTAGTAATAAAGATATTCTTCTGGAGGTTCATCTGTTTCTTCTTCataattatcataattatcataattaacattttcatCGTTAGTTTTATCAGTTGTTGTTGGTAGTGGTTCAGTTTTTGTTACTTTTGATTTTGTAGTTGGTTTAGTTGTTACagaaattgttttttttttagtagtTTTAGATATTggcataatttttttttgtgtagTACCTGTTTTTATAGGTTTTTTTGGTTTAATAGTTGTTCTTCTTGTATAAGGtttagtaaatttattttttttaatagttgatttttttttgttagatAATTTTGTTGTACGTTTTAATAATGGTggttttcttttattaactatttttgtcctcttcattttttcttgattttttttttgatttttttttgaagattCTGTTGGCTTGTAATTATTTGttgatttaattttagataaatcATTTTGTGAGGTAGTTACATAATTAAAATCATTCAATGATTCaccattatcatttaattttaaaacttttccTTCTGAATTAGGTTGATTTTCAGATAAagataatacaaaaaataaattaaaatatataaataaaaaatatagtttaaaatgatttaataaaaccatctaaaaagaataaaattatacaatattattaaattaaaataatgctttttatatgattaatattttataaatttttgctTTTTTACACCTGTATCAAGttgatatttaatatttttttatactttatttacaaaataatataattttattactattataattttaatatcaattatAACACTAgtacattaaatttttcaaatattttcatatgtTTCACAACGCTACAAATGTTTAGACAGTTGATTTAGCagatataacttttaaatatacttttttattattaaaatttataatatttatgttacattacaatattatttatttttttggttaaatataatagcttctaaattaaaaatattttcaaatgtaTATTAGTatgaagataaaattatgtatatttactttagttaaaaaaattgttttgccaataatatttttaattcttgaaaattttatattgtagaaacatttataataatgtttagaataattttttattattattctattaaataacttttagttttaaatatatatatatacttttttaaacattatatattgaaattttaagTTGAAGTAAATACtattaaagttaatttaattcaattattaatatatgtttttaaaaaaaaacaatataaagataattacAATAAGATAAATGTTTGAGTACatattaattgataatgatgaattattttttattaatttagcTTTACAAACTGTCATGTTTGATTTCTCCAATAAttcatcaaaattattaacactaacaatatcaaaatataaatttgaagcattttttattgttataagtgtcttattattgtttcttttttctaataCTTTTCCAATATCAAAAATTCGAGCCACAACATgatttgtataataaaaatatcccTGGTACCATgaattatctaaaaatgttTGACTAAGTGGTGTTTCataaaattcattttctttaagatttgatataacaaataatgCTACTCCTTCTCCTATAGGATTATTCATTGACCAACGGGCAACTTTCATAGATTTAATATCAAGTTGACGGGGACTTTTTCTTGAATAAATCATATCATATAAACATAATCCAGAAATTGCTTCTTCACAATTATTTCCTAAAGAAGGATCACATGGAATACCTTTATTTGAAGTTTCTGATGTCCATAAATAAACATGTGAACCAGAAATATCACATGTTTTTATAagtttatttacaaaaagttTTGTTTTTTCTACATCATCATCTGACGTGTCTGGTGATAATGCAATATAAAAAGAGTATGTccaatttttacaatttttaaaatcattttcatttgaagaacatataattttttttggcCAATTATCTAATTTAAATTCATTATATCCTTCATAACATATTCCATATAAAGATGCATTAACAagatgtaaatttttattatctacagtcataatatttaaattactagatgattcttttaaaatactcGTAAAATCACATTTTCGATTTGCTTCTTGATTcattatttgtataatattaaaaataacattatacTTTTGAATGgcattattaattattctaCTACTATCAAAAAGACTTTCTGTTTCTGTTCCATACCATTTATCACATTcaatatttgtaataatataaccAGCAAGACCAGATGtttgattataattttttttgtatctaaattttaatgtattactattattaattatcttACAAACTAATTAAATCATTccaaaaattatgataagtAATATTTGGTTTAACTTCAGctaatgttaaattatttaataacattttacaATCATTTTCTCCAAAACATTGACCCATTACAGCATTTTtagcaaaaaaattaatacttaTCTCCTGTATggtacaatttttataaacttcaTTTGCcttacttttaattattttccaTTCATCTTCAGTTGTGTCAtctgataatataaaagttattgtaCTATACCATGAAGGACAGTATGAAGAAactaaagaaataaatatattttaataatattaaaaaataatatttttttttcttacaatCAATGCATCTATTATCAACATCCTCTTGtgaataaacaaattttattaaaataattaaaaataataatatattcatattgaaattttaaataattaaataaaatactatataaagatgatgtttatattatacatttttatctttatcaacaaaaaaaaaatttcttactTAAATCTTCTTTTCTTATCAAATTGCAATAATTTAGTCATACAAAagttaatctttttttatgatgtgttattatattgaaaatgtGTTTATtgtgtttttaaaaattattttaaataaaatatttgattgaaattaaatttcCAGATCTACAAAATAGTACGATCATAATTTTGactatattaataattaaaaaaattttttttaatttaaaataatttactatcaaaattataatcatataattaatcatttatttataatttgatatttaagagaaaagttttttaaaaaaaattgttaattaattatattatatgatattGAATGGCAATAACAaactataattaaaatattatttatactaataaagttattaataattaacatttaaaatttaaattgaataattatttatgtacaaaaagtataaaagtacttttattttgaaaaaaaaaattataaaaaataaaagtttacaTTTCATCGacttattttaatacttaaaaattaagCAGAACACATATTTACATTTTCAGCTTCATTATATGTATcatgaatatttttagtgttgtcatttatatttttaatatcatcatttacattattttcatGAATGCTACATTCTTTATTTGTTGATACAGGCTTTTGCATTGTTTCTgttatttctaaataaattttattaaaatcagGTAATAATTGAATGTAACCATATGAATCACTATTAAGTTCTAAATATCTAGCCATacattcttttaaataaacaaatgtTGGTCTTTTTTCTGGATCTTCATTCCAACAATCagacattattttatatacttcATCAATACAAAATTCAGGTTGTGTTAATCTATTTCCAGCTCCTAAATAATCAACTAAATCATATAATTGTACTGTCTTGTATGGAACTTCtccaaatgaaaaaatttcatataataatattccaTAAGCCCATACATCACTTTTAACAGAAAATGTATAGTATTTTAAAGCTTCATATGACATCCAACGAATGGGAAATTTTCCTCCTTTTGTTGTATAATTAATTTCTTCCGTACTACGACATAAACCAAAATCACcaatcttaaaaaataattttttttaaaaaatattaaaaaaaaaaacttacttttgcaacataatttttagttattaaaatatttctagcTGCTATATCTCTATgaataacatttttagaaGATAAATATACCATTCCATCAGCAACTTGCCAAGCAAATGAATAAAGATCTTTCATTGTTAATTCATTTTCTCGATCATCACTatcatttttctattataaaaagtttatctttaaaaattatataaattaccttattatatttattttgttttctaagtaattttaataaatcttcaTTTTCACAATATTCTAATACTAATAATGGTAATTTCCAATCAGTAATACATCCaattatattaacaatatgTGGATGATATCCTAAAtctttcataaattttatttcataaagAAGATTTGTTTTATCTCCAACATCTGTTGGTTTTAATGATGTTTTTATAGCAACTTCATTAGTTAAATTAGTCATAACATCTAATGCTACATTTATACTTTGACAAGCATTTTTTAATGGattttttccttttataAAACCTTTATATACACAAGCAAAAGCACCTGATCCTAAAGGactattataatttattgctAAATCATCAATATTCATTTCATAACGATCACTTGCACATCCATTAGGACAATTTGCATATCGTTCatcaacatttttattaaaaatatccaTACATTCTTgaaattctttattatttttatttttatgtgcTATTTCCATTGCTTCACAGGCTGCCTCATTATCAGCAAATCTtctactataaaaaaaatgcatatataattaaaataaaatttttttttatacctaaatttacttaatttaaatttatatgtcAATTTTCTACATCTAATACAACAACTTGCTAAAATTGcaaaaaacataataattGATCCACATATTATAAGAAGAATAGTTTCAGTATTAGGTGATGATGTTGTATCAGAATTAtttgttgataaattataatatgcATCACCAGTACATATTTGTAATGTTACCGATACACCATTAAGTTGTTCAGAAATATTAgcaattttatcaaaaacaaaatattcattaGCAGCATTagttaaatgtaaaaatttttctgtagtaattttattgttataagcCAAATCAATGAAATGggttataattttatttttatataaaaaatatccaTAATCAAATGAATCATTAAAAAGTGGTTGTGCTAAAAGACTTGAAGATAGTTCATCATCTTctaaattagaaaatatataaaatactaaTGTTTGtccaattttaaaatcatcaAAACTATTGAcaacttttattaaactattaATATCAATTTGTTTATTTGTTGTATTTTGGTAAGCTAAATCATATATAGTTAATGATGTgattttttctttacatGCTTCTGTACTTGGATCACATCTCATATATCTGTTATCTGGATTGGCACTCCAATAAATAACTGTTGTTCCTTGTAAAGTACATTTATCAAAAACTTTTGATGccaatgttaaaatattatttaattcatctttttttgtATCATGTTTAATggcaaaatatataaaaagtgtATATGATAAACATGAATGTTCATCAATACCAGTtgtatctaaaaatataaaaatagttttttttttaacaatatttaataacttaCATAATGTACAATTTGAATAAGCATCGAgatcattattaaataaatttatagtatAACTACTTGTTGATGAACACATTTCATAAATTTCTGGTGATAATTGATTAATATCATTTGAACTTATTGTTATAACATCTAATAATGGTGATGAAGAATTAATTATTGGATTAATTATACAAACACCACCATAATCAGAATCTGTAATatgtattaattttgttataacaGAATACTCTTCTAAATATTGTGAAATTTCATCACTATCttcataaaataaacttaaatCAGTATTTTCCCAATTTGAACAATTATAATTTGTAACAATATATGAACTTAATCCTTgagaatttaaatatttatatttataactaaaataaataaataatttattatattttttcttactattctttaaaattatcccAAAATTCATTACGACAATTAGCTTCTATAGCAACTTTTGAAGataaatgattaattaaTTCTAAACAATCATAAGAACCAATACAATTTCCAACAACATTATTACAACTATAAATTTCTAATGATAATGATTGAGTTGGAGAACATTTTGAAACTgtattagataaaatttttataatatcattaaaacttttttcatcAGTATTAGTAtccaaaaacaaaaaaattgcCGATATCCAACTATTACAATTGTCATAtgcttttataaattaataattataaacataATACTACTTACTATGTATACATTTAGAATCAAATTTATTGATactattttgtaaataaatattttgaaaaaataaaaaaattaataaaaaaataataaaattggttgttcttaatttattgaacataataatgattaaataaaatattgtgaAATAAACATAAATGATGACACAATATTTAAGTTTAAGTCGACTATTCCTATC
This Strongyloides ratti genome assembly S_ratti_ED321, chromosome : 2 DNA region includes the following protein-coding sequences:
- a CDS encoding ShKT domain-containing protein; the protein is MADRGYCENSLYKKIMCTNCPKECLKECEVPKPDKSCHDIAENCESIKHLCNNPTYKPLMSKQCSSTCDTCPGKLQKNQLHIFQKLLPKK
- a CDS encoding Tyrosine-protein kinase receptor torso; protein product: MFNKLRTTNFIIFLLIFLFFQNIYLQNSINKFDSKCIHTYDNCNSWISAIFLFLDTNTDEKSFNDIIKILSNTVSKCSPTQSLSLEIYSCNNVVGNCIGSYDCLELINHLSSKVAIEANCRNEFWDNFKEYYKYKYLNSQGLSSYIVTNYNCSNWENTDLSLFYEDSDEISQYLEEYSVITKLIHITDSDYGGVCIINPIINSSSPLLDVITISSNDINQLSPEIYEMCSSTSSYTINLFNNDLDAYSNCTLYTTGIDEHSCLSYTLFIYFAIKHDTKKDELNNILTLASKVFDKCTLQGTTVIYWSANPDNRYMRCDPSTEACKEKITSLTIYDLAYQNTTNKQIDINSLIKVVNSFDDFKIGQTLVFYIFSNLEDDELSSSLLAQPLFNDSFDYGYFLYKNKIITHFIDLAYNNKITTEKFLHLTNAANEYFVFDKIANISEQLNGVSVTLQICTGDAYYNLSTNNSDTTSSPNTETILLIICGSIIMFFAILASCCIRCRKLTYKFKLSKFSRRFADNEAACEAMEIAHKNKNNKEFQECMDIFNKNVDERYANCPNGCASDRYEMNIDDLAINYNSPLGSGAFACVYKGFIKGKNPLKNACQSINVALDVMTNLTNEVAIKTSLKPTDVGDKTNLLYEIKFMKDLGYHPHIVNIIGCITDWKLPLLVLEYCENEDLLKLLRKQNKYNKKNDSDDRENELTMKDLYSFAWQVADGMVYLSSKNVIHRDIAARNILITKNYVAKIGDFGLCRSTEEINYTTKGGKFPIRWMSYEALKYYTFSVKSDVWAYGILLYEIFSFGEVPYKTVQLYDLVDYLGAGNRLTQPEFCIDEVYKIMSDCWNEDPEKRPTFVYLKECMARYLELNSDSYGYIQLLPDFNKIYLEITETMQKPVSTNKECSIHENNVNDDIKNINDNTKNIHDTYNEAENVNMCSA